The Dioscorea cayenensis subsp. rotundata cultivar TDr96_F1 chromosome 19, TDr96_F1_v2_PseudoChromosome.rev07_lg8_w22 25.fasta, whole genome shotgun sequence genome includes a window with the following:
- the LOC120250121 gene encoding senescence-specific cysteine protease SAG39-like, translating to MASNQCLWLALFIFAVSVSGAISRAITDVPMSVRHEQWMAKYNRVYKDAAEKAHRFEIFKNNVEYIESVNNAGDRKYKLGINQFTDLTNQEFKATHTGFRPSKITISARKATGSFRYENVTAAPASVDWRTKGVVTPIKDQGQCGCCWAFSAVAAMEGITKISTGKLVSLSEQELVDCDTNEDEGCNGGLMDDAFQFIINNGGLTTESNYPYKASDGTCNTNKESSHAASISGFEDVPANSESSLLKAVIKQPVSVAIDAGEDDFQHYSSGVFTGECGTDLDHGVTLIGYGKTSDGTKYWLVKNSWGKSWGEKGYIRMERDVDAAEGLCGIAMQASYPTA from the exons ATGGCTTCTAACCAATGCTTATGGCTTGCCTTGTTCATCTTTGCAGTTTCAGTCTCTGGGGCAATCTCTAGAGCAATAACCGATGTACCGATGTCAGTCAGGCACGAGCAGTGGATGGCAAAGTACAACCGAGTCTACAAGGATGCGGCTGAGAAAGCGCACCGGTTTGAGATATTCAAGAACAATGTGGAGTACATTGAGTCTGTGAATAACGCCGGAGATCGAAAATACAAGCTTGGTATCAACCAGTTCACAGACTTAACCAACCAGGAGTTTAAAGCCACTCATACTGGTTTTAGGCCTTCGAAGATTACAATAAGTGCTAGGAAAGCCACAGGGTCCTTCAGATACGAGAATGTTACTGCTGCCCCTGCTTCTGTTGATTGGAGAACCAAAGGTGTTGTTACTCCAATCAAAGATCAAGGACAATGTG GATGTTGCTGGGCATTCTCTGCCGTGGCTGCGATGGAAGGGATCACCAAGATCAGCACAGGGAAGCTGGTCTCATTGTCCGAGCAAGAACTCGTCGACTGTGACACCAATGAGGATGAAGGATGCAATGGTGGACTAATGGATGATGCATTCcaattcatcatcaacaacGGTGGACTCACTACTGAATCAAACTACCCTTACAAAGCATCTGATGGCACATGCAACACCAACAAGGAATCATCTCATGCGGCCAGCATCAGTGGCTTCGAAGATGTGCCAGCTAACAGCGAGTCATCATTGTTAAAGGCAGTTATCAAGCAGCCGGTGTCAGTGGCCATTGATGCCGGTGAAGATGACTTCCAACATTACTCCAGCGGTGTTTTCACCGGAGAATGCGGCACGGATTTGGACCATGGTGTGACTTTGATTGGTTATGGGAAAACAAGTGATGGAACAAAGTATTGGCTGGTGAAGAACTCATGGGGGAAATCATGGGGAGAAAAAGGGTATATAAGGATGGAACGTGATGTTGATGCTGCTGAAGGTCTTTGTGGCATTGCCATGCAAGCTTCCTATCCTACTGCATGA